A section of the Oscillospiraceae bacterium genome encodes:
- the hydF gene encoding [FeFe] hydrogenase H-cluster maturation GTPase HydF, which produces MNKTPNSLRKHIGIFGDTNSGKSQLFNKIINQDLAVVSDKEGTTTDPVKKAMELIGFGPVVFVDTAGTNDFTELGNLRNKKTFDVLTEVDYALIICDFKKYNKVTLDKIKETLSKNNTPYTIVISKEDTLNDEEKENAKKEFKDAIFVSSFDEVSIDKLKEHLILKLKKEEEEQGLLNGICKAGDDVVLVVPSDSEAPKGRLILPQVQTIRDCLDNNIYCHITNEENLSKLLLDLKKVDLVITDSQAFKNVNEIVPKNIRLTSFSMLLARQKGDFKTLYEGALFIERLKNNDKILISEVCTHNTSHEDIARVKIPNLLKKVTGLNLEFEFTSGQDFPENLTDYSLIIHCGGCMITKKAMGKRLGKIKEKNIPVTNFGVALSYLTGAYKRQEFLKNL; this is translated from the coding sequence ATGAACAAAACTCCAAATTCTCTTAGAAAACATATCGGTATATTCGGGGATACCAATTCAGGAAAATCCCAACTTTTTAATAAAATCATAAATCAGGATTTAGCAGTTGTATCGGACAAAGAGGGAACGACTACTGACCCTGTTAAAAAAGCAATGGAACTTATTGGTTTTGGTCCTGTTGTGTTTGTTGATACTGCAGGGACTAATGATTTTACTGAACTTGGAAATTTAAGGAATAAAAAAACATTTGATGTTTTAACCGAAGTTGATTATGCTCTCATTATATGTGATTTTAAAAAATATAATAAAGTAACATTAGATAAAATTAAAGAAACTCTTAGCAAGAATAATACTCCTTATACAATTGTTATATCAAAAGAAGATACTTTAAATGACGAGGAAAAGGAAAATGCAAAGAAGGAATTTAAAGATGCGATTTTTGTTTCTTCTTTTGATGAAGTGTCAATTGACAAACTAAAGGAACATCTTATTTTGAAACTTAAAAAAGAAGAAGAGGAACAAGGGCTTCTTAACGGAATTTGTAAGGCAGGCGACGATGTGGTACTGGTTGTGCCTTCGGACAGCGAAGCGCCAAAAGGAAGGCTTATTCTTCCACAGGTTCAGACAATAAGGGACTGTCTTGATAACAACATATATTGCCATATAACAAACGAAGAAAATCTTTCAAAACTGCTTTTGGATTTAAAGAAGGTTGATTTGGTAATAACAGATTCTCAAGCCTTTAAAAATGTTAATGAAATTGTTCCGAAAAATATACGTCTTACATCTTTTTCGATGCTTCTTGCAAGGCAGAAGGGGGATTTTAAAACTCTTTATGAAGGAGCGCTTTTTATCGAAAGGCTAAAGAATAATGACAAGATTCTAATAAGCGAGGTATGTACTCACAACACATCTCATGAAGATATAGCGAGGGTAAAAATACCAAACCTTTTAAAAAAAGTTACAGGACTTAATCTTGAATTTGAATTTACATCAGGGCAGGATTTCCCCGAAAATCTTACCGATTACAGTCTTATTATCCACTGCGGAGGGTGTATGATTACTAAAAAAGCGATGGGAAAAAGGCTCGGCAAAATCAAAGAAAAGAATATACCTGTTACGAATTTCGGAGTTGCACTTTCCTATCTTACAGGTGCATATAAAAGGCAGGAATTTTTAAAAAATTTGTAA
- a CDS encoding HD domain-containing protein yields the protein MENLYSLIVINEELDSIKKVEISEDNIPEELNGESGFHIFYVRMLTELILRELKEKGYNLSEKQINDISIASSLHDIGKVKIPKSILDFPGKLSPVEYDIIKKHTVLGEELIKNANSDIDTEILKHAFEIARNHHERCDGTGYPDGKKGEEIPISAQVVSLADAYDALTSLRSYKEAFSQDVAIEMIANGMCGFFDEKLVECLLNVVNDKVLVKIRENIKEKRRIVADPDTLMVKNTLIIGNTGYLTKKFIDETFENSDVLIVGETDIAVSKNIRVFKGNNPPLEAIFSAYEFDMIIFLSNELTFNAKKQSDANNLREILDLIAKYNKSAKVMYFTSLDGGFTPDTDKGILTVATENLCEYYTKHFNVDIKIVRIPYLYSGKLSDDFLYKVFEQMEKGKVVLPFVASERTFFLSLSDLSSLIIRFTDNWQEGVGTLTVNEEFHISFLEFAEQIKKIKPDVSFDFTGEYFLGDITTNNRALRNEYGWFSKISVLDDIFEEYENYLVVKDRKTEGRFNKFKKWLTEHSLIVKIAELILLFVITEILNYTTNSSLFFSIVDFRMAFTVIIATVHGLYFGLLAAGLSSLSYLVAKIISGTKWLTIFYEPSNWLPFIYFFLVGALCGYVKLKKDDRIKFLLEENNLLEEKLEFTRDLYNDIFEEKRDLKKQIISSKDSFGKIFDVTRNLDTVEPRELFLKIMDTFEEILENKSICVYSVGNNSYFGRLEVASRDIIEEASRSISLDSFSPIIERIKKDEIWKNTNLIPGLPMYAAGIYKQDKLQLLIFLWYVKPDQRTLYYVNLFKILCDLAEMSLLRALDYTNAVYENQYIEGTSILNKEEFHKAYDNFKKMADRKVFVYSYLEIEMGSFSYKEINDIIIKKIRANDILGDLGNGKIGLLLSQAGEEDLKYVMPRFSDTDVKIEVIKD from the coding sequence ATGGAAAATTTATATTCTCTGATTGTTATAAATGAAGAATTGGACTCGATAAAAAAAGTTGAGATATCAGAAGATAATATTCCCGAAGAGTTAAATGGGGAAAGCGGGTTTCACATTTTTTATGTCAGAATGCTTACAGAACTTATTTTAAGAGAGTTAAAAGAAAAAGGTTATAATTTATCCGAAAAGCAAATAAATGATATTTCCATTGCTTCTTCTTTGCATGATATAGGGAAAGTAAAAATTCCAAAAAGCATACTTGATTTTCCGGGAAAACTTTCTCCTGTAGAGTATGATATAATAAAAAAACATACGGTTCTTGGCGAAGAACTCATTAAAAATGCAAATTCTGATATAGATACTGAAATTTTAAAACATGCATTTGAAATTGCAAGAAACCATCATGAAAGATGTGACGGGACAGGGTATCCTGACGGGAAAAAAGGTGAAGAAATACCGATTTCTGCTCAGGTTGTTTCTCTTGCCGATGCTTATGATGCGCTTACAAGTTTAAGAAGTTATAAAGAGGCTTTTTCTCAGGACGTTGCGATTGAAATGATTGCTAACGGTATGTGCGGTTTTTTTGATGAAAAACTTGTAGAATGTCTTTTAAATGTTGTAAATGACAAGGTTCTTGTGAAGATAAGAGAAAATATAAAAGAAAAAAGAAGAATTGTTGCCGACCCTGATACTTTAATGGTAAAAAACACTCTTATTATTGGTAATACAGGGTATCTTACAAAAAAATTTATTGATGAAACCTTTGAAAACAGCGATGTTTTAATAGTGGGAGAAACTGATATTGCAGTTTCTAAAAACATCAGAGTATTTAAGGGTAATAATCCGCCTCTTGAAGCGATTTTTTCTGCATACGAGTTTGATATGATTATATTTTTATCAAACGAACTTACATTTAATGCAAAAAAACAAAGCGACGCCAACAATTTAAGAGAAATTTTAGATTTAATTGCAAAATATAACAAAAGTGCGAAAGTAATGTATTTTACTTCTTTAGACGGTGGATTTACACCTGATACAGATAAGGGAATATTGACTGTTGCAACTGAAAATTTATGCGAATATTATACTAAACATTTTAATGTGGATATAAAAATTGTAAGAATTCCTTATCTTTATTCGGGAAAACTCAGTGATGACTTCTTATATAAGGTATTTGAACAGATGGAAAAAGGAAAGGTTGTACTTCCTTTTGTAGCATCGGAGCGAACTTTCTTCTTATCATTAAGTGACCTTTCTTCTTTGATTATAAGGTTTACGGATAACTGGCAGGAGGGGGTTGGCACACTTACTGTAAATGAAGAATTTCATATATCATTTTTAGAGTTTGCAGAACAAATTAAAAAGATAAAACCTGATGTTTCTTTTGATTTTACAGGCGAATATTTTTTAGGGGATATAACTACTAACAACAGGGCGTTAAGAAATGAATACGGATGGTTTTCAAAAATATCTGTTTTAGACGATATTTTTGAAGAGTATGAAAATTATCTTGTTGTTAAGGATAGGAAAACAGAGGGAAGATTTAATAAATTTAAAAAATGGTTAACCGAACATTCTCTTATAGTAAAAATTGCGGAACTGATTTTACTTTTTGTAATTACTGAAATATTAAATTATACGACAAATTCTTCCTTGTTCTTTTCAATAGTTGATTTCAGGATGGCGTTTACAGTTATAATTGCAACTGTGCACGGGCTTTATTTCGGGCTTTTAGCCGCAGGGTTAAGTTCGCTTTCATATCTTGTGGCAAAAATTATATCAGGTACAAAATGGCTTACTATTTTTTATGAGCCGTCAAACTGGCTGCCTTTTATTTATTTCTTCTTGGTAGGGGCACTTTGCGGTTATGTTAAACTAAAAAAAGATGACAGGATAAAATTTCTTTTGGAAGAGAATAATCTTTTAGAAGAAAAGTTAGAATTTACAAGAGATTTATACAATGATATATTTGAGGAAAAAAGAGATTTAAAGAAACAGATTATATCCTCTAAAGACAGCTTTGGTAAGATATTTGATGTTACAAGAAATTTGGATACTGTTGAACCTCGTGAACTGTTCTTAAAAATTATGGACACTTTTGAAGAAATACTTGAAAATAAAAGTATCTGCGTATATTCAGTTGGTAATAACAGTTATTTCGGAAGGCTTGAGGTAGCCTCCCGTGACATTATTGAGGAAGCGTCCCGTTCCATATCTTTAGATTCATTCAGTCCTATAATAGAAAGAATAAAAAAAGACGAAATATGGAAAAACACAAATCTTATTCCCGGACTTCCGATGTATGCAGCAGGGATATACAAGCAGGATAAATTACAACTTTTAATTTTTCTTTGGTATGTTAAACCTGACCAGAGAACTCTGTATTATGTAAACTTATTTAAAATTCTTTGCGATTTGGCAGAAATGTCTTTACTCAGGGCGCTTGACTATACGAATGCAGTATATGAAAATCAGTATATTGAAGGAACGAGTATTTTAAACAAAGAAGAATTTCACAAGGCTTATGATAATTTTAAGAAAATGGCAGATAGAAAAGTATTTGTTTACAGTTATCTTGAAATTGAAATGGGAAGTTTTTCATATAAGGAAATAAATGATATAATCATTAAAAAAATCAGAGCAAATGATATTTTGGGCGATTTGGGGAACGGTAAAATAGGGCTTCTTCTTTCTCAGGCAGGGGAGGAAGATTTAAAATATGTGATGCCTCGTTTTTCAGATACAGATGTTAAAATTGAAGTTATTAAAGATTAG